The DNA segment AATTCGGATTTTTACAAATCGATTTTTTCCAACAACTGAATCTTTTTCAAAATAAATGGTCGGTTCGGGAATATTTCTAACTAATGCGGGAGAAGTATAAACTACATCCGAATTGTATTTGCTGAAAAGCGGATAGTCATTTAAGAATCTTGAATTTGCAACGGTATCTGTAATATAAATTTTAGTCCAGTCATCGAGGATTTTATCGTAAGATGCCCAGACTGCTTTATCCATTTCTACATTATAAACATACAACATACTATTTGGCTTGGCAGTGGTATCTCCAAAACCAGATTTCATATGAGCGTGCATCAAGGATCCAAATGCAACTAGAAACATTCCTGCAGACCAAAACCACTTATGAGAAAATGACCCTACTAATGGCAAAATTAAACTGAAAATTAATAGTGCTAATAGTGAAGAGCCAAAAAGAATTTTGAGTCCTAAACCTATTGGAAATAAAACAATAAATGGCACCAGAATTATAAGTGCGGGAACTGCCGCTAGCAAATTAATAGCGAGATTTGATTTTTGTGTTATTACAAAAAAGCCAAACATAATAAGCACAGACAAAACAGGAATTATAAAAAATCCTGCTCCAGGCAGAAAAATTGCTATTCCAAGATTAATAAGAATCCAAAATGAAATTGGCGCTACAGAGTAATTTATAATTGTAGCTTCAGACTTGGCGTGGCCATAAAATAAGAAACCAATAGCAATACTCAAAGCAATAAAAGCGACTATATAGCTATGTCCATTATAGGTAAATCCTTGAAGAATTTCAGTATATTCTGGATAGATTACCACAATAAATTTCCATAATAAAAATGATGACAACCCTACTACAAGCAAAGTTGCAATTAGGACTATAAATCCTTTTCCAATTTCTGACGGAGTTAAAACTCTCTTTCCAAGTCCTATAAATAGAAGAAAAAGAAATATAATGCTTGTAATTCCAACCAAAATATAATTCCACGAAAAAGAATAATGAAAAAAGAAGAAAGGTGTATTAAAATATACATCGTCGTCGGCCGAATTCTGTGCTTTGAGATCGGCATTTCCAAAGTGATTTAGCAATGGCATCAAATATGATCCTTGATGAGCAAGTGAATTATGGCTTAAATGTTTGGAGTCATCCTGGGCTGTATGGTAGTTGAAATGATCATCAATAAAGGCAAAATTAAATCCTGGAATCTTGCCCTGCTCTCTAAAAACGGTGAGATCGGTATCGTTGGGAAGCATTTTGTAGATACTGTACATTAACGAATTGCTAGCTGGATATCTTGTTTTTGCAGCAGCAAATTCCTTAATCATCGCAGCATTACCATCATTTACTTCCATTAGCATATAGCTTGGGCCAGCGGTACCACGAGCTTCAAAATTTAGAACTAAACCAATTTCCTTGGCCCAATTATTATTGGTTGCAAAAAGTGCGGCACCATTTAATCCCAACTCTTCAGCATCTGAAAACAGAATAATAATATCATTTTTATGAGAAGTTTTATTGTGCAAATAAGCGCGCACACCTTCCAATATCGTAGCAACTCCAGTTGCATTATCGGCTGCACCGTGAGAATAGGAATGTGGCGCACTATCGTAATGCGATAGTAACATTAAAGCCTTGCTATTGTTAGTACCTTTAATCTTGGCAATAATATTTCGAGATTTTACCAAATTTCCCCAGTCAGACAGTGTAGTTCCTTCCTGAATTTCAGGTGAAAGACCAAGCTCACGTAATTCTTTCTGGAGGTAAATTGCAACATCCGAATGTGCTTCAGATCCTACATAATGAGGTTTCTCGGCAATGACATCGATGTGTTCTACTGCTCGTTTTACCGAGAAATCTGAGAGCGGCGCCAATTCTTCTGAATAGAAATGTGGCATCATTGAGAAATAGACGGTCGTGAGTACTATTATAAAGACAATCAGAGTGATAATCGAGGCAAATCTATTTTTCATAAGGAAGATTTTAAGTAGATTCTAATGTAATTCTTTTTTGACAATTATTAGAAAGTCATTGTCCAAAAGCATATAACCCTGATCATACAAAAAATAATATGTATTCCCTGTATTTGTACGCAAGATATTAGTAAAGTAGTCAAAATCAAAACCTTTACTTAAAAGTTTTGATCTGGAAGTTTTGATTTTTTGATCGGTATTGATAGACAGCAAAATGCGATAATTTTTGCGCAACTTATTGTTTATGTTGCGCATATAATTATTACTGTCCTTGTTGATTTTGTTATTGTAAGAATTGCGACAGCCATCGCTACAAAATTTTTTGTCTTCCCTACCAATTATCTTCTCATCGCATTCCAGACATGTTTTCATAATTTACTTCTTTTTTATTTGATATAAATCGGTGCGACGATCTTTCAAGATTCGTACACTTCCATATTCATGCAATTCCTTTAATAGTCGTAAATCCACATCAACAATTAAGGTCATTTCAGTATTTGGAGTAGTTTCTGCTTTAATTCCGTTGCTTGGGAATGCAAAATCAGAAGGTGTAAAAACTGCTGTTTGAGCATATTGAATATCCATATTATTCACCTTTGGAAGATTTCCAACACATCCTGCAATTGCGACATAACACTCATTTTCTACAGCTCTTGCTTGTGCACAGATTTTTACTCGAGTAAATCCATTTTGAGTGTCGGTTAGAAATGGAACAAAGAGAATATTCATCCCTTCGTCGGCCATAATTCGCGCCATTTCTGGAAATTCAACATCATAACAAATCATAATTCCAATCTTACCACAATCTGTATCAAATGTTCTAATGTTGGAGCCACCTTGCATTCCCCAATGGCTCACTTCATTAGGAGTTATATGAATTTTGGTATACATTTCTGATGTACCGTCTCTTTTGCAAAGAAATCCCACATTATATAAGTGCCCATCTTCATCAAGAAATGGCATACTTCCGGTAATGATATTTATATTGTAGGAAATTGCAAACTCTTGAAAGCGTTTGCGAATTGCAGTGGTGTGTTTGGCGATTTCACGTATGGCATCTGCTTCTTGCATATGATTGTAATCGGCCATCAATGGTGCAATAAATAATTCTGGAAAAAGCGCGAAATCACAGCCGTACCCCGAAACTACATCAACAAAAAATTCAGATTGTTCGAAAAATTCTTCAAGATTGTTGAGAGATCTCATTTGCCATTGAACCAATCCAAGGCGAATAATATCTTTTTCTACATTAATTATCTTTGGACTTTCGTCATAGTATATATTATTCCACTCCAGCAATACCGCAAATTCTTTGGAACTTTTATCACCCTCTAAATAGTTTTTCATAATTCGCACCACGTGAAAATCATTGCTTAACTGAAAAGAGAGTACAGGATCGTAAAGTTCCTTTTGTTTCACTTTTTCAATATAAACCTTGGGTGTAAATTCATCCGCGTATTGCAAGTAACTAGGTATACGCCCTGCAAATACCACCGCTTTGAGATTTAAATTCTCACAAATTTCTTTTCGAGCATCATACAATCTTCGTCCCAAACGAAGTCCTCTGTACTTGGGATGAATAAAAACATCAATTCCGTACAAAATTTCTGCATTTTCGTTGTGAGTAGAGAAGGTGCAGTTTCCTGTAATGGTATTATAATTATGAGGTTTGTAAACTATTCTTTCATTAACTATTAAAGATAAAGCCGATCCTACTACAACATCATCAACCAAAATTACCAATTGACCTTCCGGAAAAATTTTTAAAAGCTTTTCAATATCTTCCTCACGCCAGTAATTTTCGGCCATTTCGGCATACGACTCCATCATCGAAGTCTTCAATTCTTTGTAATCTTCTATTTGTAAGTTTCGAAGTTCTACTTTATTAATCTTAGTCTGCATCTATCTTTTTTGACAAATATAAATAATCTCATTCCATTTACAAACGTTTACAAACAATAATAAACGAAATCAATTGTTTTTCAACCGATTAAGTTTTGAAAGCCGTCACATCTTTGCAATGTTGATTTGAAACAACAATCATCACGTAGAAATAATAACAAATAAATAGTACAAGCCATGAACAATTTAAGAAACAGAGTACAGTTGATTGGACACGTAGGAAACGATCCAGAAATCAAAACATTAGAAGGAGGTAGAAAATTGGCCAACATCACTTTAGCCACCAATGACTACTATACCAATGCCAAAGGTGAAAGAGTAGAGCAAACCGAGTGGCATCGTTTAACTGCTTGGGGACCAACCGCCGAAATCATTGAGCAGTTTGTAAAGAAAGGGAAGGAAATAGCCATTGAAGGCAAACTTTCACACCGTAGTTACGATGATAAAAATGGAGAAAAACGATTTGTAACAGATGTAATAATCAATGAGCTAGTTTTGCTCGGTAAACAATCATAAATCTAGAACGAAAAAAAATATAAAAGCCTTACTAATACTAAAATTTAAACGCCATGAATAATTTAAGAAACAGAGTACAGTTGATTGGACACGTAGGAAACGATCCAGAAATCAAAACATTTGAAGGTGGAAATAAACTTGCCACAATTACACTTGCCACCAATGATCATTATAAAAATGCCAAAGGCGAAAGAGTAGAACAAACCGAGTGGCATCGGTTGACAGCCTGGGGAGCAACCGCCGACATTATCGAGAAATATGTAAAAAAAGGGAAGGAAATCGCAGTAAGCGGCAAATTGACTCACCGTAGTTACGAAGACAAAAGTGGAGAAAAAAAGTTTATTACCGAAGTAACCGTTGCTGAAGTTGTAATGCTCG comes from the Flavobacterium ardleyense genome and includes:
- a CDS encoding single-stranded DNA-binding protein; the protein is MNNLRNRVQLIGHVGNDPEIKTFEGGNKLATITLATNDHYKNAKGERVEQTEWHRLTAWGATADIIEKYVKKGKEIAVSGKLTHRSYEDKSGEKKFITEVTVAEVVMLGKQS
- a CDS encoding bifunctional GNAT family N-acetyltransferase/carbon-nitrogen hydrolase family protein, which produces MQTKINKVELRNLQIEDYKELKTSMMESYAEMAENYWREEDIEKLLKIFPEGQLVILVDDVVVGSALSLIVNERIVYKPHNYNTITGNCTFSTHNENAEILYGIDVFIHPKYRGLRLGRRLYDARKEICENLNLKAVVFAGRIPSYLQYADEFTPKVYIEKVKQKELYDPVLSFQLSNDFHVVRIMKNYLEGDKSSKEFAVLLEWNNIYYDESPKIINVEKDIIRLGLVQWQMRSLNNLEEFFEQSEFFVDVVSGYGCDFALFPELFIAPLMADYNHMQEADAIREIAKHTTAIRKRFQEFAISYNINIITGSMPFLDEDGHLYNVGFLCKRDGTSEMYTKIHITPNEVSHWGMQGGSNIRTFDTDCGKIGIMICYDVEFPEMARIMADEGMNILFVPFLTDTQNGFTRVKICAQARAVENECYVAIAGCVGNLPKVNNMDIQYAQTAVFTPSDFAFPSNGIKAETTPNTEMTLIVDVDLRLLKELHEYGSVRILKDRRTDLYQIKKK
- a CDS encoding M28 family peptidase, which produces MKNRFASIITLIVFIIVLTTVYFSMMPHFYSEELAPLSDFSVKRAVEHIDVIAEKPHYVGSEAHSDVAIYLQKELRELGLSPEIQEGTTLSDWGNLVKSRNIIAKIKGTNNSKALMLLSHYDSAPHSYSHGAADNATGVATILEGVRAYLHNKTSHKNDIIILFSDAEELGLNGAALFATNNNWAKEIGLVLNFEARGTAGPSYMLMEVNDGNAAMIKEFAAAKTRYPASNSLMYSIYKMLPNDTDLTVFREQGKIPGFNFAFIDDHFNYHTAQDDSKHLSHNSLAHQGSYLMPLLNHFGNADLKAQNSADDDVYFNTPFFFFHYSFSWNYILVGITSIIFLFLLFIGLGKRVLTPSEIGKGFIVLIATLLVVGLSSFLLWKFIVVIYPEYTEILQGFTYNGHSYIVAFIALSIAIGFLFYGHAKSEATIINYSVAPISFWILINLGIAIFLPGAGFFIIPVLSVLIMFGFFVITQKSNLAINLLAAVPALIILVPFIVLFPIGLGLKILFGSSLLALLIFSLILPLVGSFSHKWFWSAGMFLVAFGSLMHAHMKSGFGDTTAKPNSMLYVYNVEMDKAVWASYDKILDDWTKIYITDTVANSRFLNDYPLFSKYNSDVVYTSPALVRNIPEPTIYFEKDSVVGKNRFVKIRITPNRRVNRIDIFANENIEFRDFKANNASALGQKGPIYPRNGKKIISYYVVDNDPLLLEFTVNNETVLDMSMMESSFDLMTNPLFGMRKRNTWMMPKPFILNDAVVQIKKINPIPRLYIPQLSPELRLRAEDRNDTIRDMDNIPLPTSSDL
- a CDS encoding single-stranded DNA-binding protein; the encoded protein is MNNLRNRVQLIGHVGNDPEIKTLEGGRKLANITLATNDYYTNAKGERVEQTEWHRLTAWGPTAEIIEQFVKKGKEIAIEGKLSHRSYDDKNGEKRFVTDVIINELVLLGKQS